From the Oryza glaberrima chromosome 5, OglaRS2, whole genome shotgun sequence genome, one window contains:
- the LOC127773512 gene encoding calcium-transporting ATPase 4, endoplasmic reticulum-type-like: MGEAGQDAPPPPEKGVEVEVFPAWARGVEECEARLGVSASRGLSSREAAARLRAHGPNELAEHPGPTLLQLVAQQFDDTLVRILLAAAAVSFALALSSSAGAVTLSAFVEPLVIFLILVVNAAVGVWQETNAEKALEALREIQSDHAAVLRDGDWLPSLPARDLVPGDIVQLRVGDKVPADMRVLRLVTSTLRVEQGSLTGETASVNKTAHQVPHDDADIQAKECMVFAGTTVVNGSAICLVVHTGMATEIGKIHAQIHEAAQEDDDTPLKKKLNEFGEALTKIIGLICALVWLINVKYFLTFELDGWMPRNIRFSFEKCTYYFEIAVALAVAAIPEGLPAVITTCLALGTRKMAAKNALVRKLPSVETLGCTTVICSDKTGTLTTNQMSVAKLVAIGDAEGKVRSFKVDGTTYDPRDGRIHDWPAGRMDANLQTIAKISAVCNDASVAHSSHQYTATGMPTEAALKVLVEKMGIPEGMNGLSLDPSETLGCCQWWSNVAKRIATLEFDRTRKSMGVIVKSKSGRNALLVKGAVENLLERSSHIQLQDGSVVPLDEKSRKAILENLHEMSIKALRCLGFAYKEDLAEFASYDGENHPAHKLLLDPVNYAAIETNLIFTGLAGLRDPPREEVFDAIEDCRAAGIRVMVITGDNKETAEAICREIGVFSHDEDITLKSLTGKEFMALEDKKTLLRRKGGLLFSRAEPRHKQEIVRLLKEDGEVVAMTGDGVNDAPALKLADIGVAMGITGTEVAKEASDMVLADDNFSTIVAAVGEGRSIYNNMKAFIRYMISSNIGEVASIFLTSALGIPEGLIPVQLLWVNLVTDGPPATALGFNPPDKDIMKKPPRKSDDSLITPWILFRYLVIGLYVGIATVGIFVIWYTHGSFMGIDLTGDGHTLVSYSQLSNWGQCSTWNNFTVTPFTAGARTFTFDDNPCEYFHGGKVKATTLSLSVLVAIEMFNSLNALSEDTSLLRMPPWVNPWLLLAMSVSFGLHFLILYVPFLAQVFGIVPLSLNEWLLVLLVALPVVLIDEVLKFVGRCTSSSGPKRRTRKQKGE; encoded by the exons ATGGGCGAGGCCGGGcaggacgcgccgccgccgccggagaagggCGTCGAGGTGGAGGTGTTcccggcgtgggcgcggggcgTGGAGGAGTGCGAGGCGCGGCTGGGGGTCTCGGCGTCGCGGGGCTTGTCgtcgcgggaggcggcggcgcggctgcgggCGCATGGCCCCAACGAGCTCGCCGAGCACCCGGGACCCACGCTGCTGCAGCTCGTCGCGCAGCAGTTCGACGACACGCTCGTCcgcatcctcctcgccgccgccgccgtctccttcgcgctcgcgctctcctcctccgccggcgccgtcacGCTCTCCGCCTTCGTCGAGCCGctcgtcatcttcctcatcctcgTCGTCAACGCCGCCGTGGGTGTCTGGCAGGAGACCAACGCCGAGAAGGCGCTCGAGGCGCTCCGCGAGATCCAGTCCGaccacgccgccgtcctccgcgacGGCGACTGGCTACCCAGCCTCCCCGCGCGGGACCTCGTCCCGGGCGACATCGTCCAGCTCCGCGTCGGGGACAAGGTCCCCGCCGACATGCGCGTCCTCCGCCTCGTCACCTCCACGCTCCGCGTCGAGCAGGGCTCCCTCACCGGCGAGACCGCCTCCGTCAACAAGACCGCGCACCAAGTGCCCCACGACGACGCCGACATCCAGGCCAAGGAGTGTATGGTCTTCGCCGGCACCACCGTCGTCAATGGCAGCGCAATCTGCCTCGTCGTGCACACTGGGATGGCCACTGAAATCGGCAAAATCCACGCGCAGATCCACGAGGCCGCGCAGGAGGACGACGACACCCCGCTCAAGAAGAAGCTCAACGAATTCGGCGAGGCGCTCACCAAGATCATCGGCCTCATTTGCGCTTTGGTGTGGCTCATCAATGTCAAGTACTTCTTGACGTTTGAGCTTGATGGGTGGATGCCGAGGAACATCCGCTTCTCTTTCGAGAAGTGCACATACTACTTCGAGATCGCCGTGGCGCTCGCTGTCGCTGCCATACCGGAAGGACTGCCTGCCGTGATCACCACGTGCCTTGCACTTGGTACAAGGAAGATGGCCGCCAAGAATGCTCTTGTCAGGAAGCTTCCAAGTGTGGAGACCTTGGGATGCACCACCGTGATTTGCTCTGACAAGACCGGGACACTGACGACGAACCAGATGTCCGTGGCGAAACTTGTGGCGATCGGAGATGCTGAAGGGAAGGTCAGGAGCTTCAAGGTCGATGGGACGACATATGATCCCCGGGATGGTAGAATTCACGATTGGCCTGCAGGGAGGATGGATGCAAACCTTCAGACGATCGCAAAGATTTCTGCTGTGTGCAATGATGCCAGTGTGGCACATTCTTCACATCAGTATACTGCAACTGGAATGCCGACAGAGGCAGCTTTAAAG GTCTTGGTTGAGAAAATGGGAATACCTGAAGGAATGAACGGATTGTCCTTGGATCCATCTGAAACATTAG GCTGCTGCCAATGGTGGAGCAATGTTGCCAAGAGGATTGCTACTCTTGAGTTTGACCGTACAAGGAAATCAATGGGAGTAATTGTGAAGTCCAAATCAGGAAGGAATGCTCTACTTGTGAAG GGAGCTGTTGAAAACTTGCTGGAGAGGAGTAGCCACATTCAACTGCAGGATGGTTCAGTTGTGCCGTTAGATGAAAAATCAAGGAAAGCTATTTTGGAAAACCTCCATGAAATGTCAATTAAAGCTCTGCGCTGCCTTGGTTTTGCATACAAAGAGGATCTAGCAGAATTTGCAAGTTACGATGGTGAAAACCACCCCGCTCACAAGCTTTTGCTGGATCCAGTCAATTATGCAGCAATCGAGACCAATTTGATATTCACTGGTCTTGCTGGCCTAAGG GATCCTCCAAGGGAAGAGGTTTTTGATGCTATTGAAGATTGCAGAGCTGCAGGCATCCGTGTTATGGTGATAACAGGAGACAACAAAGAAACTGCTGAAGCAATATGCCGTGAAATTGGTGTGTTTTCACATGACGAGGACATTACCTTAAAGAGTCTTACAGGAAAGGAGTTCATGGCACTTGAGGACAAGAAGACACTGCTGCGAAGGAAAGGTGGCCTACTGTTCTCTAGGGCAGAGCCTAGGCACAAACAAGAGATTGTGAGACTGCTCAAAGAAGATGGTGAAGTTGTTGCTATGACTGGAGATGGAGTTAATGACGCCCCTGCGCTAAAGCTGGCTGACATTGGAGTAGCAATGGGTATTACAGGCACTGAG gTTGCAAAAGAGGCCTCTGACATGGTTCTTGCTGATGACAATTTTAGTACCATTGTTGCGGCAGTTGGTGAAGGAAGGTCTATTTACAACAACATGAAAGCTTTCATCAG ATACATGATTTCCTCAAACATTGGTGAAGTTGCGTCAATTTTCCTAACTTCTGCTCTGGGTATTCCTGAGGGGTTGATACCGGTTCAACTTCTATGGGTAAACCTTGTCACCGACGGTCCTCCTGCAACTGCATTAGGTTTCAATCCACCTGATAAAGACATCATGAAGAAACCGCCTAGAAAGAGTGATGACTCACTGATTACTCCCTGGATTTTGTTCCGTTACCTG GTCATTGGCCTTTATGTGGGGATTGCCACGGTCGGCATCTTTGTCATATGGTACACACATGGATCTTTCATGGGCATTGACCTCACCGGAGATGGTCACACCCTTGTCAGCTACTCTCAGCTCTCAAACTGGGGCCAGTGCTCTACCTGGAACAACTTCACAGTTACGCCTTTCACTGCTGGAGCTAGGACTTTCACCTTCGATGACAATCCGTGCGAGTACTTCCATGGTGGCAAAGTGAAGGCGACAACGCTCTCGCTATCTGTCCTGGTGGCGATTGAGATGTTCAACTCACTCAACGCCCTCTCCGAAGACACTAGCCTCCTGAGGATGCCTCCTTGGGTAAACCCATGGCTGCTCCTCGCCATGTCAGTGTCGTTCGGGCTCCATTTCTTGATCCTCTACGTGCCGTTCCTCGCGCAAGTGTTTGGCATCGTGCCGCTCAGCTTGAACGAGTGGCTGCTGGTGTTGCTTGTTGCGCTCCCGGTGGTGCTCATCGACGAGGTTCTCAAGTTTGTCGGAAGGTGTACAAGCTCATCAGGCCCCAAGAGGCGAACCAGGAAGCAGAAGGGCGAGTAA
- the LOC127773132 gene encoding uncharacterized protein LOC127773132: MVVLHVRWAAASSSSSPPPPSSPEEEEMEFLHECAASTPVEDVAAALAGVAALQARLLSLCRSLRERGAAAAAAAGEVERAVAEAESYASKEQVRYNRFLSPRALREHIKNIEKTAVTALQESPEALCLQQKSSGDKLENVQLWWAGKELAMGKKLCDYIGVNDKTKIIIRLKHVPQSS; the protein is encoded by the exons aTGGTGGTGCTCCACGTCAGGTGGgctgcagcctcctcctcctcctcgccgccgccaccgtcatcgccggaggaggaagagatggagTTCCTCCACGAgtgcgccgcctccacccccgTCGAGGACGTggcggccgcgctcgccggcgtcgcggcaCTCCAGGCCCGCCTGCTCTCCCTCTGCCGCTCCCTTCGAG agaggggcgcggcggcggcagcagcggcgggtgAGGTCGagagggcggtggcggaggctgAATCCTACGCCTCCAAG GAGCAAGTGCGGTACAACAGATTCTTATCCCCTCGTGCTCTAAGGGAGCATATCAAGAACATCGAAAAGACAGCTGTTACCGCTCTACAGGAGTCTCCTGAAGCGTTGTGCCTGCAACAGAAATCATCAG GCGACAAGCTTGAGAATGTTCAACTTTGGTGGGCTGGAAAAGAGCTGGCCATGGGCAAGAAGTTATGTGACTATATTGGTGTTAATGACAAAACAAAG ATTATCATCAGGTTAAAGCATGTTCCTCAATCCTCATGA
- the LOC127773085 gene encoding probable membrane-associated kinase regulator 4: MARAPTMVIQEDYIDMDLTPTTTPLPPSSPRLCGGGGFREFEFHSSGAVVSKAFASPADELFYKGNLLPLHLPPRLQLVQKLLQEQQVQVQGIKKEVEDDDMVDMSKVCAAKKYSWSKRLKLMKRWTSREYIKSLFLATAKPTGIAVVGGGNGGGVMDQEELCGHRKSFSGIIRRVRLVATKAASAPGTSPLCSTSSSSSSTPSCGNASRFFPPAPALKRSSSAGSSEEGAIQGAIAHCKRSQHQHLQQQRRSVSDVVFYSVTNTPRVSSVAAAAAGEVAQGERQEMCRG, from the coding sequence ATGGCGAGGGCCCCCACAATGGTGATCCAAGAGGACTACATCGACATGGACCTCACCCCGACCACCACGCCGctgcccccctcctccccccgcctctgcggcggcggcggattccgGGAGTTCGAGTTCCACAGCTCGGGCGCCGTGGTCAGCAAGGCGTtcgcgtcgccggccgacgaGCTGTTCTACAAGGGCaatctcctccccctccacctgCCGCCGCGGCTGCAGCTCGTGCAGAAGCTGCTCCAGGAGCAGCAGGTGCAGGTGCAGGGGATCAAGaaggaggttgaagacgacgaCATGGTTGACATGAGCAAGGTGTGTGCTGCCAAGAAGTACTCGTggtccaagaggttgaagctgatGAAGAGGTGGACGTCGAGGGAGTACATCAAGTCCCTCTTCTTGGCCACCGCCAAGCCGACCggcatcgccgtcgtcggcggcggcaatggcggcggcgtgaTGGATCAGGAAGAGCTCTGCGGCCACCGCAAGTCCTTCTCCGGCATCATCCGGCGGGTGCGGCTGGTGGCGAcgaaggcggcgtcggcgccggggaCCTCGCCGCTGTGctcgacctcgtcgtcgtcgtcgtccacgccGTCCTGCGGCAACGCGAGCAGGTTcttcccgccggcgccggcgctgaaGCGGAGTAGCAGCGCCGGGTCGTCGGAGGAGGGCGCCATCCAGGGCGCCATTGCGCACTGCAAGAGGTCGCAGCACCAGCACCTACAGCAGCAGAGGAGAAGCGTCAGCGACGTGGTGTTCTACTCGGTAACCAACACGCCCAGGGTGTcatctgtcgccgccgccgccgccggcgaggtcgcccaGGGGGAGAGGCAGGAGATGTGCAGGGGATGA
- the LOC127773637 gene encoding uncharacterized protein LOC127773637 encodes MALTSAQRIALTVSFFGLLSFLLGVIAENKKPPYGTPIKGKDVVICKFPSDPTIAMGSLSVVSLVLTTIVGHAAIFYPYKSKSVPRGALFRSASLSAFFVIAELVSALAFAMLLWATVTEGLHRSNNIHHDLDTQCPTAKTGLFGGAAFLALDAALFWLVCQMLALNARSDYLDEDDKGDYGQVFASDVDGTKV; translated from the exons ATGGCTCTCACTTCGGCTCAACGGATTGCTCTCACTGTCTCTTTCTTTGGCCTTCTCTCCTTCTTACTTGGTGTCATCGCAGAAAACAAGAAG CCTCCTTATGGAACTCCTATCAAAGGAAAGGATGTTGTCATCTGCAAGTTCCCAAGTGACCCAACTATTGCAATGGGAAGCCTCTCCGTGGTGTCACTTGTGTTAACCACCATCGTAGGGCATGCCGCTATCTTCTATCCATACAAGAGCAAGTCTGTTCCTCGCGGAGCATTATTTCGAAGCGCCAGCTTATCTGCGTTCTTCGTTATTGCTGA GCTTGTCTCAGCTCTGGCGTTTGCAATGTTGCTCTGGGCAACGGTCACCGAGGGTCTTCACCGAAGCAACAACATCCACCATGACCTGGATACCCAGTGCCCTACTGCGAAGACTGGCCTCTTTGGAGGAGCCGCTTTCCTGGCCCTTGATGCTGCTCTCTTCTGGCTTGTTTGCCAGATGCTAGCTCTCAATGCAAGGTCTGACTATCTGGATGAGGATGACAAGGGCGATTACGGCCAGGTTTTTGCTTCTGATGTTGATGGCACAAAGGTCTGA